A region from the Vicia villosa cultivar HV-30 ecotype Madison, WI linkage group LG3, Vvil1.0, whole genome shotgun sequence genome encodes:
- the LOC131655135 gene encoding uncharacterized protein LOC131655135, whose amino-acid sequence MATPVVASKSSPSSSKRWINNISSIAARIYFLLIIFQIPLFRVTCRSGVCTTPLHVTSSQLVASEIFPVPIVKGLLYPGAALNGLIHNMTVPRWDDLFSLYNLTSIKDASAVTDLQRLEVLAGSYFSVAGALVGILKPGRMSIFGSLLVIWGLVKEGILGKPVNNDPSSAVYVYPTMVLAMICAFSSVKYDMKKVSARSAASVRSTAKPLKSSTKSKLK is encoded by the exons ATGGCAACACCGGTGGTAGCATCCAaatcatcaccatcttcatccaAAAGATGGATCAACAATATTTCCTCAATTGCAGCTCGCATCTACTTTCTCCTCATCATCTTCCAAATTCCCCTTTTCAG GGTTACTTGTAGATCTGGTGTTTGTACAACCCCTTTACATGTTACATCATCACAGTTAGTTGCAAGTGAGATATTCCCAGTTCCAATTGTGAAGGGTCTTTTGTACCCAGGTGCTGCTTTAAATGGACTTATTCACAACATGACTGTTCCCCGTTGGGATGATTTGTTTAGCTTGTATAACTTGACATCTATCAAGGATGCTTCTGCTGTCACTGATCTCCAACGCTTGGAG GTCCTTGCGGGAAGCTACTTCTCCGTGGCAGGAGCACTTGTTGGTATTCTGAAACCAGGGAGAATGAGCATATTTGGATCACTTCTTGTAATATGGGGACTGGTCAAAGAAGGGATTTTAGGAAAGCCAGTAAACAATGATCCTTCATCAGCTGTCTATGTCTACCCAACAATGGTGCTTGCCATGATATGTGCCTTCTCGTCTGTAAAGTATGATATGAAGAAGGTTTCTGCTAGGTCAGCAGCGTCTGTTCGGTCCACTGCTAAACCTCTTAAGAGCTCAACAAAGTCTAAGCTGAAATGA
- the LOC131655136 gene encoding UPF0481 protein At3g47200-like encodes MNHDDMVIDINAMLDNAEPPFSAADYCIYKVPFVSRRLNHDAYTPKVVSIGPFHHGHPHLQNMERHKLIYFKAFLKRAETTTQPLIKYIESIIPKFRGCYSETLDFTDQELLKLILIDSGFIIELFYGYYYEQDDFYLLKPWLRYNIKLDLLLLENQLPFFVVKKIFNISFSAKPYIRSFRYLTFYYFEEFNTSNLVYDDRTIIISHFTDLIRIFHLQHPWERRARRINEPMKHLHSVTELLEAGVRFKVNTQIECLLDLRFSGRVLEIPQLRVEDWTEI; translated from the coding sequence ATGAACCACGACGACATGGTGATTGATATCAATGCCATGCTCGACAATGCAGAACCACCGTTTAGCGCCGCCGACTATTGCATCTACAAAGTCCCCTTTGTTAGTCGCAGACTCAACCACGACGCATACACCCCCAAAGTTGTTTCCATCGGTCCTTTCCACCACGGCCACCCCCACCTCCAAAACATGGAACGACACAAACTCATTTACTTCAAAGCATTTCTCAAACGTGCTGAAACAACTACACAACCCTTGATTAAGTACATAGAATCTATCATACCTAAATTCCGTGGTTGTTATTCCGAAACTCTAGACTTCACCGATCAAGAACTCCTTAAACTAATCTTAATCGATTCTGGTTTTATAATTGAACTTTTCTATGGATACTATTATGAACAAGATGATTTTTATCTCTTAAAACCTTGGTTACGATATAATATAAAATTAGATTTATTATTACTTGAAAATCAATTGCCCTtctttgttgttaaaaaaatctTCAACATTTCTTTTAGTGCTAAGCCTTATATCCGTTCTTTTCGTTATCttactttttattattttgaggAATTCAATACATCAAACTTGGTTTATGATGATAGAACTATTATAATAAGTCATTTCACTGATCTAATTAGAATTTTCCACTTGCAACATCCATGGGAAAGACGGGCGCGTAGAATCAATGAACCCATGAAACATCTTCACAGTGTAACTGAATTGTTAGAAGCAGGTGTTAGGTTTAAAGTGAACACTCAAATTGAGTGTTTACTTGACTTGAGGTTTTCCGGACGAGTTCTTGAAATACCTCAATTGAGAGTCGAGGATTGGACTGAGATTTAA
- the LOC131657712 gene encoding uncharacterized protein LOC131657712, with protein MIALEQCHYPSTSYITEYIAVLNFLMNTGRDVDKLVQKGILVNQLGDGDSVANLFNSLCKNSICDNLSSDNYILCEDLNAFYNDPWHKWEAILRRWKTAASVAGVFLLILSLLQSVCSVLQVVKQ; from the coding sequence ATGATTGCCTTGGAGCAATGTCATTACCCTAGTACGTCTTACATTACTGAATACATTGCGGTTTTGAATTTTCTTATGAATACCGGAAGGGATGTGGATAAACTCGTTCAGAAGGGAATATTGGTTAATCAGCTTGGAGATGGTGATTCTGTGGCTAACTTGTTTAATAGTCTTTGCAAAAATTCTATTTGTGATAATTTGAGTTCTGATAACTATATTCTTTGTGAAGATTTGAATGCTTTTTATAATGATCCTTGGCATAAATGGGAGGCTATTCTCCGGCGCTGGAAAACCGCTGCTTCCGTTGCTGGAGTTTTTCTACTGATTCTCTCTCTACTTCAATCAGTTTGTTCTGTCTTGCAAGTTGTAAAGCAGTAG
- the LOC131655137 gene encoding UPF0481 protein At3g47200-like isoform X2, giving the protein MNHRDMMANDINAMLDNAQPQLTDYCCIYKVPFDIRRLNDDAYTPKVISIGPFHHRHHQHPRLQNMERHKLIYFKAFLERAEATIQPLIHYVDSIVPNFRHCYSETLDFTDQELVELILIDSAFIIELFCRSYNNVAWSQVDALLLKPCIANNIRLDLLLLENQLPFFVVEKIFNISFSAKTNFPSFLELTYYYFSYYNKSNLASNNNDISIRHFTDLIRIFYLQHPMDKRPRRIDESMNLLHSVTELLEAGVRFKVNTESKCLLDLRFSGGVLEIPQLRVEDMTEILLRNMVALEQCHYPYESYITDYIGILDFLINTGRDADILVKKGILVNWLGDSDSVANLFNSIGYSEARLL; this is encoded by the exons ATGAACCACCGCGACATGATGGCGAATGATATCAATGCCATGCTCGACAATGCACAACCTCAGTTAACCGATTATTGTTGCATCTACAAGGTCCCCTTTGATATTCGCAGACTCAACGACGACGCATACACCCCCAAAGTCATTTCCATAGGCCCTTTTCACCACCGTCACCACCAACACCCCCGCCTCCAAAACATGGAACGACACAAACTTATTTACTTCAAAGCATTTCTCGAACGTGCTGAGGCAACTATACAACCTTTGATTCACTACGTAGATTCTATCGTACCTAATTTTCGTCATTGTTATTCCGAAACCTTAGACTTTACCGATCAGGAACTCGTTGAATTAATCTTAATCGATTCTGCTTTCATAATTGAACTTTTTTGTCGATCCTATAACAATGTTGCTTGGTCTCAAGTTGATGCTCTTCTCTTAAAACCTTGCATAGCTAATAATATAAGACTAGATTTGTTATTACTTGAAAATCAATTACCCTTTTTTGTTGTTGAAAAAATCTTCAATATTTCTTTTAGTGCTAAGACTAATTTCCCTTCTTTTCTTGAGCtcacttattattatttttcttattacaACAAATCAAATTTGGCTTCTAATAATAATGATATTAGCATAAGGCATTTCACTGATCTAATTAGAATTTTCTACTTGCAACATCCAATGGACAAACGACCACGTAGAATTGATGAATCGATGAATCTTCTTCATAGTGTAACTGAATTGTTAGAAGCGGGTGTTAGGTTTAAAGTGAACACTGAAAGTAAGTGTTTACTTGACTTGAGGTTTTCGGGTGGAGTTCTTGAAATTCCTCAATTAAGAGTCGAGGATATGACTGAGATTTTGTTacggaatatggttgctttggagCAATGTCATTACCCTTATGAGTCCTACATTACTGATTACATTGGAATTTTGGATTTTCTTATTAACACTGGAAGGGATGCGGATATACTTGTTAAGAAGGGGATATTGGTTAATTGGCTTGGGGATAGTGATTCTGTGGCTAACTTGTTTAATAGTATTG GCTACTCTGAGGCGCGACTATTGTAG
- the LOC131655137 gene encoding UPF0481 protein At3g47200-like isoform X1 produces the protein MNHRDMMANDINAMLDNAQPQLTDYCCIYKVPFDIRRLNDDAYTPKVISIGPFHHRHHQHPRLQNMERHKLIYFKAFLERAEATIQPLIHYVDSIVPNFRHCYSETLDFTDQELVELILIDSAFIIELFCRSYNNVAWSQVDALLLKPCIANNIRLDLLLLENQLPFFVVEKIFNISFSAKTNFPSFLELTYYYFSYYNKSNLASNNNDISIRHFTDLIRIFYLQHPMDKRPRRIDESMNLLHSVTELLEAGVRFKVNTESKCLLDLRFSGGVLEIPQLRVEDMTEILLRNMVALEQCHYPYESYITDYIGILDFLINTGRDADILVKKGILVNWLGDSDSVANLFNSIGKNVALTNSNFDYYVLCKDLNDFFNDPLHKLKATLRRDYCSNPWQTAATVAGILLLILSLLQSVCSVLQVV, from the coding sequence ATGAACCACCGCGACATGATGGCGAATGATATCAATGCCATGCTCGACAATGCACAACCTCAGTTAACCGATTATTGTTGCATCTACAAGGTCCCCTTTGATATTCGCAGACTCAACGACGACGCATACACCCCCAAAGTCATTTCCATAGGCCCTTTTCACCACCGTCACCACCAACACCCCCGCCTCCAAAACATGGAACGACACAAACTTATTTACTTCAAAGCATTTCTCGAACGTGCTGAGGCAACTATACAACCTTTGATTCACTACGTAGATTCTATCGTACCTAATTTTCGTCATTGTTATTCCGAAACCTTAGACTTTACCGATCAGGAACTCGTTGAATTAATCTTAATCGATTCTGCTTTCATAATTGAACTTTTTTGTCGATCCTATAACAATGTTGCTTGGTCTCAAGTTGATGCTCTTCTCTTAAAACCTTGCATAGCTAATAATATAAGACTAGATTTGTTATTACTTGAAAATCAATTACCCTTTTTTGTTGTTGAAAAAATCTTCAATATTTCTTTTAGTGCTAAGACTAATTTCCCTTCTTTTCTTGAGCtcacttattattatttttcttattacaACAAATCAAATTTGGCTTCTAATAATAATGATATTAGCATAAGGCATTTCACTGATCTAATTAGAATTTTCTACTTGCAACATCCAATGGACAAACGACCACGTAGAATTGATGAATCGATGAATCTTCTTCATAGTGTAACTGAATTGTTAGAAGCGGGTGTTAGGTTTAAAGTGAACACTGAAAGTAAGTGTTTACTTGACTTGAGGTTTTCGGGTGGAGTTCTTGAAATTCCTCAATTAAGAGTCGAGGATATGACTGAGATTTTGTTacggaatatggttgctttggagCAATGTCATTACCCTTATGAGTCCTACATTACTGATTACATTGGAATTTTGGATTTTCTTATTAACACTGGAAGGGATGCGGATATACTTGTTAAGAAGGGGATATTGGTTAATTGGCTTGGGGATAGTGATTCTGTGGCTAACTTGTTTAATAGTATTGGTAAAAATGTTGCACTTACTAATTCCAATTTTGATTACTATGTTCTTTGTAAAGACTTGAACGATTTTTTTAATGATCCTTTGCATAAACTGAAGGCTACTCTGAGGCGCGACTATTGTAGCAATCCTTGGCAAACTGCTGCTACCGTTGCTGGAATTTTACTGCTGATTCTCTCTTTACTTCAATCAGTTTGTTCTGTCTTGCAAGTTGTATAG
- the LOC131660639 gene encoding UPF0481 protein At3g47200-like codes for MNHHNMMVNDINAMLDQAEPPVTADCCIYKVPFVIRRLNDDAYTPKVISIGPFHHRHHHHHPRLQNMERHKLIYLKAFLQRTDSTLHTFINYIESIIPIFNRSYSETLDFTNQELVKLILIDSGFIIELFWRSYYDDWSQEDDFLLKPWLASNIRLDLLLVENQLPFFVVEKIFNISFSSKTNIPSFLELTFDYFAYYNKSKLDFSDNSYISIRHFTDLIRIFHLQHPLERRPRRIDEPMTHLHSVTELLEAGVRFKVNTESECLLDLRFSGRVLEIPQLKVEDWTEILFRNMVALEQCHYPYESYVTDYVAVLDFLINTGRDVDILVKKGILVNWLGDSDSVANLFNSLWKNVTHSNFSSHYSVLCEDLNGFCSDPLRKLKATLRRDYCSSPWQTAASVAGILLLILSLIQTVFSVLQVVHH; via the coding sequence ATGAACCACCACAACATGATGGTGAATGACATCAATGCCATGCTCGACCAAGCAGAACCACCGGTAACCGCCGATTGTTGTATCTACAAAGTCCCCTTCGTTATTCGCAGACTCAACGACGACGCATACACCCCCAAAGTCATTTCCATCGGTCCTTTCCACCACcgtcaccaccaccaccacccccGCCTCCAAAACATGGAACGACACAAACTCATTTATCTCAAAGCATTTCTCCAACGAACCGATTCAACTTTACACACCTTCATCAACTACATTGAATCCATCATACCTATTTTCAACCGTTCTTATTCCGAAACCCTAGATTTCACAAATCAGGAACTTGTTAAATTAATCTTAATCGATTCTGGTTTCATAATTGAGCTTTTCTGGAGATCTTATTATGATGATTGGTCTCAAGAGGATGATTTTCTCTTAAAACCCTGGTTAGCTTCTAATATAAGATTAGATTTATTGTTAGTTGAAAATCAGTTACCCTTTTTTGTTGTTGAAAAAATCTTCAATATTTCTTTTAGTTCTAAGACTAATATCCCTTCTTTTCTTGAACTTACTTTTGATTATTTTGCTTATTACAATAAATCCAAGTTAGACTTTTCTGATAATAGTTATATTAGCATAAGGCATTTCACTGATCTTATTAGAATTTTCCACTTGCAACATCCATTGGAAAGACGGCCGCGTAGAATCGATGAGCCGATGACACATCTTCATAGTGTAACTGAGTTGTTAGAAGCAGGTGTTAGGTTTAAAGTGAACACTGAAAGTGAGTGTTTACTCGACTTGAGGTTTTCGGGTCGAGTTCTTGAAATACCTCAATTGAAAGTCGAGGATTGGACTGAGATTTTGTTtcggaatatggttgctttggagCAATGTCATTATCCTTACGAGTCTTACGTTACTGATTATGTTGCGGTTTTGGATTTTCTTATTAATACTGGAAGGGATGTGGATATACTTGTTAAGAAGGGGATTTTGGTTAATTGGCTTGGAGATAGTGATTCTGTGGCTAACTTGTTTAATAGTCTTTGGAAAAATGTTACGCATTCAAATTTCAGTTCTCATTACTCTGTTCTTTGTGAAGATTTGAATGGTTTTTGTAGTGATCCTTTGCGTAAATTGAAGGCTACTCTCCGACGTGATTATTGTAGCAGTCCTTGGCAAACTGCGGCTTCTGTTGCTGGAATTTTACTGCTGATTCTCTCTTTGATTCAAACAGTTTTTTCTGTCTTGCAAGTTGTACATCACTAG